One genomic segment of Pseudomonas sp. p1(2021b) includes these proteins:
- a CDS encoding FUSC family protein: MPITFQALFAPSNLALKFAIKTLLGGGLALWLAMRWGLEQPSWALMTAFIVAQPLSGMVVQKGLARLAGTLVGTFMSVVFIALFAQAPWLFLLTLALWLALCTAASTQLRSAWAYSFVLAGYTVAIIALPSINHPLQVFDQAVARCTEICLGIVCATATSALLWPMRVEQQLAGQARQAWQNGLQASSAMLGGEDEARKGLLEILGRIVAIDAQREHAWFEGNRGRQRARAIRGLSQKLMVLLRISRSVRRQWRQLDEAEADRLAPWLNEVRAQLAEPDPPSLLLLRQRIWDAAHDEQISSAEHYCLARMALLLDVAMAATQALQDAEQGRAPKDVPQGLAAHRDLPLALLFGSRSALAFLAMASFWLATAWPAAPGGLVLTCVVCSLFASRENGAQIGLSFLRGILLAIPVAFFVGQILLPQWSSFAMLCLGMGVPLFLGALGMAHPRTGATATSYCLHFIVLVAPLNAMQFDVAAMLNSAQAMLLGVGAAVMAFRLVVLRHPAWLGRRLRAATQSDLVRLTRRDLRGADSWFGGRMADRLMQLARHASELPEAERKRWDDGVHALDIGDELVHLRMCLAVAQAPLGPAVRHYLQQLEAVLASGPAPGRSQRLDAATEQFIEALRRQPPSDPLRLAIGAVLQLRSSWGKWCHRQEEIHGLA, from the coding sequence GTGCCCATCACCTTCCAGGCCCTGTTCGCACCCAGCAACCTCGCCCTCAAGTTCGCCATCAAGACCTTGCTCGGGGGTGGCCTGGCGTTGTGGTTGGCCATGCGCTGGGGCCTGGAGCAGCCTTCATGGGCGCTGATGACTGCGTTCATCGTCGCCCAGCCGCTTTCGGGCATGGTGGTGCAGAAGGGCTTGGCCCGCCTGGCCGGCACCTTGGTGGGCACGTTCATGTCGGTGGTCTTTATCGCCTTGTTCGCCCAGGCACCCTGGCTGTTTCTGCTGACCCTGGCGCTGTGGCTTGCGTTGTGTACCGCAGCCTCCACCCAGCTGCGCAGTGCCTGGGCCTATTCGTTCGTACTGGCGGGTTACACCGTGGCGATCATTGCTTTGCCCTCGATCAACCATCCTTTGCAGGTGTTCGACCAGGCCGTAGCGCGCTGCACCGAGATCTGCCTGGGGATCGTCTGCGCCACGGCCACCAGCGCCTTGCTCTGGCCGATGCGCGTCGAGCAGCAGCTCGCAGGCCAGGCGCGCCAGGCCTGGCAGAACGGCTTGCAGGCCTCCAGCGCCATGCTGGGCGGCGAAGACGAGGCACGCAAGGGTTTGCTTGAAATCCTCGGGCGGATCGTCGCCATCGATGCTCAGCGTGAACACGCCTGGTTCGAAGGCAACCGTGGCCGGCAACGGGCCAGGGCGATTCGTGGGCTGAGCCAGAAGCTCATGGTGTTGCTGCGTATCTCGCGTTCGGTGCGACGCCAATGGCGTCAGCTCGATGAAGCCGAGGCCGATCGGCTGGCGCCCTGGTTGAACGAGGTGCGTGCGCAACTGGCCGAGCCCGACCCGCCCAGCCTGTTGTTGTTGCGCCAGCGAATCTGGGATGCCGCCCATGACGAGCAGATCAGCTCGGCCGAGCACTATTGTCTGGCACGCATGGCCCTGTTGCTGGATGTCGCCATGGCCGCGACCCAGGCCTTGCAGGACGCCGAGCAGGGCAGGGCGCCGAAGGACGTGCCCCAAGGCCTGGCTGCCCACCGCGACCTGCCGCTGGCGTTGCTGTTTGGCTCACGCAGTGCCCTGGCCTTTCTGGCCATGGCCAGTTTCTGGCTGGCCACCGCGTGGCCGGCGGCGCCGGGCGGGCTGGTGCTGACCTGTGTGGTCTGCAGCTTGTTCGCCAGCCGCGAGAACGGCGCGCAGATCGGCCTGAGCTTCCTGCGCGGCATCCTGCTGGCCATTCCCGTGGCCTTTTTTGTCGGGCAGATTCTTCTGCCGCAATGGAGTAGTTTCGCCATGCTCTGCCTGGGGATGGGAGTGCCGCTGTTCCTGGGAGCCCTGGGCATGGCGCATCCGCGCACGGGTGCGACTGCCACGTCCTATTGCCTGCACTTCATCGTGTTGGTGGCCCCGCTCAATGCCATGCAGTTCGATGTCGCGGCCATGCTCAATAGCGCCCAGGCCATGTTGCTAGGTGTTGGAGCCGCGGTCATGGCCTTCCGCCTGGTGGTGCTGCGCCACCCGGCCTGGCTCGGCCGTCGCCTGCGGGCAGCGACCCAAAGCGACTTGGTGCGCCTGACCCGGCGTGACCTGCGTGGTGCCGACAGCTGGTTCGGTGGGCGCATGGCCGACCGCCTGATGCAGCTGGCCAGGCATGCCAGCGAATTGCCGGAGGCCGAGCGCAAACGTTGGGACGATGGCGTGCACGCACTGGATATCGGTGACGAGCTGGTGCACCTGCGCATGTGCCTGGCCGTGGCCCAGGCACCCCTGGGGCCAGCCGTACGCCATTACCTACAGCAGTTGGAGGCCGTGCTGGCCAGTGGGCCGGCACCAGGGCGCAGCCAGCGCCTGGACGCGGCGACCGAGCAATTCATCGAGGCGCTGCGCCGTCAGCCGCCGAGCGACCCGCTACGCCTGGCCATTGGTGCGGTGCTGCAACTGCGCAGCAGCTGGGGCAAGTGGTGCCATCGGCAGGAGGAGATCCATGGGCTTGCGTGA
- the ccoM gene encoding cytochrome c oxidase subunit CcoM, producing the protein MFFDNVVIAGVVTVGLMLVFFAGLGIFIWKDSSKRKPR; encoded by the coding sequence ATGTTCTTCGACAATGTGGTTATCGCCGGTGTGGTAACGGTCGGGTTGATGTTGGTGTTCTTCGCCGGTCTGGGCATTTTCATCTGGAAGGATTCGAGCAAGCGCAAGCCGCGCTGA
- a CDS encoding DUF1656 domain-containing protein — protein MGLREWALGGVLLSPFLIYALLALLVTGLLRLVVQATPLGRWIWHEALFDAALFVCVLSLVVHVLGPL, from the coding sequence ATGGGCTTGCGTGAATGGGCGCTGGGCGGTGTGCTGCTCAGTCCGTTTCTGATCTATGCGTTGCTGGCGCTGCTGGTCACCGGTCTGCTGCGCCTGGTGGTGCAGGCCACGCCGCTGGGACGGTGGATCTGGCACGAGGCGCTGTTCGATGCGGCATTGTTCGTTTGTGTCCTGTCCCTGGTGGTGCATGTCCTGGGACCTTTGTAA
- a CDS encoding M949_RS01915 family surface polysaccharide biosynthesis protein: MAAKHRWLNASLAMGSLLLLAACEQKNFETLPPIPAEQLEVLGVRTPLKSVHFRDRDGEGLLVLSRVDGQATDAETEQEVDKVMLKATLYGRGAEADVFAPRWQIEQETSCPGLDLDVDFYTDVSDASDLNKDGVAELTVASHAFCGGGIDPHDIAIEMREGQATYTITGQSLIIPAGEEPVGGEREDSASLKNAPQVIREHMDAVWHQVYKRPWSEASSPPDEPLGEDLE, encoded by the coding sequence ATGGCTGCAAAGCACCGCTGGTTGAACGCCTCCCTGGCCATGGGCAGCTTGCTGCTGCTGGCCGCTTGTGAACAGAAGAACTTCGAAACCCTGCCACCGATTCCGGCTGAACAGCTGGAGGTACTGGGTGTGCGGACGCCGCTCAAGAGCGTGCATTTCCGTGACCGTGACGGCGAAGGGTTGCTGGTGCTCAGCCGCGTCGATGGCCAGGCCACCGATGCCGAGACCGAACAGGAGGTGGACAAGGTCATGCTCAAGGCCACCCTGTACGGGCGCGGCGCCGAGGCGGACGTGTTCGCCCCACGCTGGCAGATCGAGCAGGAAACCAGCTGCCCGGGGCTGGACCTGGACGTAGACTTCTACACCGATGTCAGCGACGCCAGCGACCTGAACAAGGATGGTGTCGCCGAGCTCACCGTGGCCAGCCATGCCTTCTGCGGCGGTGGCATCGACCCGCACGACATCGCTATCGAGATGCGCGAAGGCCAGGCGACCTACACCATCACAGGCCAATCGCTGATCATTCCGGCTGGCGAGGAGCCTGTCGGCGGCGAGCGGGAAGACAGCGCCTCGTTGAAAAATGCACCGCAAGTGATACGCGAGCACATGGACGCAGTGTGGCATCAGGTCTACAAGCGGCCCTGGAGCGAAGCCAGCTCGCCACCCGACGAGCCGCTGGGCGAAGACCTCGAATAA
- a CDS encoding aspartate-semialdehyde dehydrogenase has protein sequence MLPPIIPLSAAPVTSQQDPVKPTPDIPPVVPAQPASSDGTVDLKHQRDPQEQALLLREEQRRQQQRRQKDQDERYSALPGDELNADNTVPVAPLGERTRQGLLVDIEV, from the coding sequence ATGCTGCCGCCGATCATCCCGCTCAGTGCCGCACCGGTGACTTCGCAACAGGACCCGGTCAAACCGACCCCGGATATTCCTCCGGTGGTCCCGGCGCAGCCTGCTTCCAGCGACGGCACCGTCGACCTCAAGCACCAGCGCGACCCCCAGGAGCAGGCGCTATTGCTGCGCGAGGAGCAGCGTCGCCAGCAGCAGCGTCGGCAGAAGGACCAGGACGAACGCTACAGCGCCTTGCCCGGCGACGAACTCAATGCCGACAATACCGTGCCGGTGGCGCCTTTGGGCGAGCGTACCCGCCAGGGGTTGTTGGTGGACATCGAAGTCTGA
- the rapA gene encoding RNA polymerase-associated protein RapA, with the protein MAQQYQPGQRWISDSEAELGLGTILAQDGRLLTVLYPATGDTRQYSLRNAPLTRVRFSPGDQITHFEGWKLTVREVEDADGLLVYHGLDGQNQARVLPETQLSNFIQFRLASDRLFAGQIDPLSWFSLRYNTLQHTSKQMLSTLWGLGGCRAQPIAHQLHIAREVADRIAPRVLLADEVGLGKTIEAGLVIHRQLLNGRANRVLILVPENLQHQWLVEMRRRFNLQVALFDAERFIESDASNPFEDAQLALVALEWLVDDEKAQDALFAAGWDLMVVDEAHHLVWHEEQASPEYALVEQLAQVIPGVLLLTATPEQLGQDSHFARLRLLDPNRFHDLAAFRAESEHYRPVAEAVQELLDEGRLSPKAHATIAGFLGAEGEALLGAVSDGDSQASARLIRELLDRHGTGRVLFRNTRAAIQGFPERQLHPYPLPNPQQYVDLPSGERAELYPEVAFQAQGEAGDDERWWRFDPRVDWLIDTLKMLKRTKVLVICAHAETAMDLEDALRVRSGIPATVFHEGMSILERDRAAAYFADEEFGAQVLICSEIGSEGRNFQFAHHLVMFDLPAHPDLLEQRIGRLDRIGQKHTIELHIPYLQDSPQERLFQWYHLGLNAFLNTCPTGNALQHQFGPRLLALLEGGEAKAWDTLVSEARTERERLEAELHTGRDRLLELNSGGAGEGQTLVEAILEQDDQFALPIYMETLFDAFGIDSEDHSENALILKPSEKMLDASFPLGDDEGVTITYDRNQALSREDMQFLTWEHPMVQGGMDLVLSGSMGNTAVALIKNKALKPGTVLLELLYVSEVVAPRSLQLGRYLPPAALRCLLDANGNDLAPRVAFETLNDQLESVPKASANKFVQAQRDVLAKRIADGEAKVLPTHIERVAEAQRRLAAQADEELARLTALKAVNPSVRDSEIDALRKQREDGLAMLDKAALRLEAIRVLVAG; encoded by the coding sequence ATGGCGCAGCAGTATCAACCGGGGCAACGCTGGATCAGCGACAGCGAAGCCGAGCTCGGCCTGGGTACCATCCTGGCGCAGGATGGCCGCCTGTTGACCGTGCTCTACCCGGCCACTGGCGACACCCGCCAGTATTCCCTGCGCAATGCGCCGCTGACCCGTGTGCGTTTCTCGCCCGGCGACCAGATCACGCATTTCGAAGGCTGGAAGCTGACCGTGCGCGAGGTCGAGGATGCCGATGGGCTGCTGGTCTACCATGGCCTCGACGGGCAGAACCAAGCCCGCGTACTGCCGGAGACCCAGCTCTCCAACTTCATCCAGTTCCGCCTGGCCAGCGACCGCCTGTTCGCCGGGCAGATCGACCCGTTGTCCTGGTTCTCCCTGCGCTACAACACCCTGCAACACACCAGCAAGCAGATGCTGTCGACGCTCTGGGGCCTGGGTGGCTGCCGCGCGCAACCTATCGCTCACCAGTTGCACATCGCCCGCGAGGTCGCCGACCGGATCGCCCCGCGCGTATTGCTGGCCGACGAAGTGGGCCTGGGCAAGACCATCGAGGCCGGCCTGGTGATCCACCGCCAGTTGCTCAATGGCCGCGCCAACCGCGTGCTGATCCTGGTACCGGAAAACCTTCAGCACCAGTGGCTGGTGGAAATGCGCCGCCGCTTCAACCTGCAGGTGGCACTGTTCGATGCCGAGCGCTTCATCGAAAGCGATGCCAGCAACCCCTTCGAGGATGCCCAGCTCGCCCTGGTGGCGCTGGAGTGGCTGGTGGACGACGAGAAAGCCCAGGACGCCCTGTTCGCGGCGGGCTGGGACCTGATGGTGGTCGACGAAGCCCACCACCTGGTCTGGCACGAAGAACAGGCCAGCCCGGAATATGCCCTGGTCGAACAACTGGCCCAAGTCATCCCCGGCGTGCTGCTGCTCACCGCCACGCCCGAGCAGCTGGGACAGGACAGCCACTTCGCCCGCCTGCGCCTGCTCGACCCCAACCGCTTCCATGACCTGGCCGCCTTCCGCGCCGAGAGCGAGCACTATCGCCCGGTGGCCGAGGCCGTCCAGGAACTGCTCGACGAAGGCCGCCTGTCGCCCAAGGCCCACGCCACCATTGCCGGTTTCCTCGGCGCCGAGGGCGAAGCCCTGCTGGGCGCAGTCAGCGACGGCGACAGCCAGGCCAGCGCTCGCCTGATCCGCGAACTGCTCGACCGCCACGGCACCGGCCGCGTGCTGTTCCGTAACACCCGTGCCGCGATCCAGGGCTTCCCCGAGCGCCAGTTGCACCCCTACCCACTGCCCAACCCGCAGCAATACGTCGACCTGCCGAGCGGCGAGCGTGCCGAGCTGTACCCGGAAGTGGCCTTCCAGGCCCAGGGCGAGGCCGGCGACGACGAACGCTGGTGGCGTTTCGACCCGCGGGTGGACTGGCTGATCGATACCCTGAAGATGCTCAAGCGCACCAAGGTCCTGGTGATCTGCGCCCATGCCGAGACCGCCATGGACCTGGAAGACGCCCTGCGCGTGCGTTCCGGCATCCCGGCCACGGTCTTCCATGAAGGCATGAGCATCCTCGAGCGTGACCGCGCCGCGGCCTACTTCGCCGACGAAGAATTCGGCGCCCAGGTCCTGATCTGTTCGGAAATCGGCAGCGAAGGCCGCAACTTCCAGTTCGCCCATCACCTGGTGATGTTCGACCTGCCGGCACACCCGGACTTGCTCGAGCAGCGCATCGGCCGCCTTGACCGGATCGGCCAGAAGCACACCATCGAGTTGCACATCCCCTACCTGCAGGACAGCCCGCAAGAGCGCCTGTTCCAGTGGTACCACCTGGGCCTGAACGCATTCCTCAATACCTGCCCGACCGGCAACGCGCTGCAACACCAGTTCGGCCCTCGCCTGCTGGCACTGCTCGAGGGCGGCGAGGCCAAGGCCTGGGATACCCTGGTGAGCGAGGCACGAACCGAGCGCGAACGCCTGGAAGCCGAGTTGCACACTGGCCGCGACCGCTTGCTGGAGCTCAACTCCGGCGGTGCCGGCGAAGGCCAGACGCTGGTCGAGGCGATCCTCGAGCAGGACGACCAGTTCGCCCTGCCGATCTACATGGAAACCCTGTTCGACGCCTTCGGCATCGACAGCGAAGACCATTCGGAAAACGCCCTGATCCTCAAGCCGAGCGAGAAGATGCTCGACGCCAGCTTCCCGCTGGGCGACGACGAAGGCGTGACCATCACCTACGACCGCAACCAGGCGCTGTCGCGCGAGGACATGCAGTTCCTGACCTGGGAACACCCGATGGTCCAGGGCGGCATGGACCTGGTGCTGTCCGGCTCCATGGGCAACACTGCCGTGGCGCTGATCAAGAACAAGGCGCTCAAACCCGGCACTGTTCTGCTCGAGCTGCTCTATGTCAGCGAGGTGGTAGCCCCGCGCAGCCTGCAGTTGGGCCGCTACCTGCCTCCGGCCGCCCTGCGCTGCCTACTCGATGCCAACGGCAACGACCTGGCCCCACGCGTGGCGTTCGAAACCCTCAACGACCAATTGGAAAGCGTGCCCAAGGCCAGCGCCAACAAGTTCGTCCAGGCCCAGCGCGACGTGCTGGCCAAGCGTATCGCCGACGGCGAGGCCAAGGTCCTGCCGACCCACATCGAACGCGTGGCCGAGGCCCAGCGCCGCCTGGCCGCGCAGGCCGATGAAGAGCTTGCCCGCCTGACTGCGCTCAAGGCCGTCAACCCAAGCGTGCGCGACAGCGAGATCGATGCCCTGCGCAAGCAACGTGAAGACGGGCTGGCCATGCTCGACAAGGCCGCCTTGCGCCTGGAGGCGATCCGCGTATTGGTCGCGGGTTGA